GCACAGGCTGAATCCCCCCACGGAGACGTTGGCTATGCCGGCCGCGGCGGAGGTGGCCAGCCGGCCGCCCGGGATGAACCTTGCACCGATGATGGTCCCGTAGGTGGAGGAACGGCCGGCTTTGGCGATGGCCTCGTGGATGCCCTGATGGACCCGCCGGCCCCACTTCCACCGGTCCAGCACGTGGCTCAGCCGCCGCCGGAAGAGCTGGAAAACCACCATGTCGCCGATCCAGGAGGCCACGGCCGAGAGTGTTCCCACCAGGAAGACGTTGGCACGTCCGTCCGCGGACAGGGCGCCGGCGGTGATCACCACCATTTCGGAGGGAACGGGCGGGAAGATGGCATCACCGAGAACCACGGGGATGATCCAAAAATAGATCGCCGTCCCCCAGCTCTCAGCGCTGCCGAAGTCCATGGCCCAACTGCCGGCCGGCCAGGAAGTACCAGTACGGCCAGGCGACCCAGGCGGCTGCTCCCGCCGCGACTCCTGTCCCGCCGATGCCGTAGCGGATCCAGCGTGGAAGCTGCTCCGCCCAGGTCAGGCCAGCCACCGGCAACGCCACCAGCAGTGTGCCTCCAATGGCCTGTCCCAGGCGGGCGAGGTTTCGCGGGTACCCGCCGGACGCCAGGAGCTTCCGGTGTGCCAGCAGGAACCAGCCGGCCTGGACGGTCATCGCCGCGACGGAGATGGCGGTGGAACTCTTGAAGTCGAGCTGCCTGGAAACGAGCAGGAACGAGCTTGCGGATCCGGCCGCGCAGGAGGCCGTGACAACCCATTTTGCGGCTTCGGACGCACCCGTCCGGGGCAGCCGGCGGTGGACCTGGAGGATCACGGGGATGGCCGCCAGGTTGAACAAGGCGCCAGTTGCGTCGTTGATTGTGCCGAAGACATAGGGCCCGTTGCGTGGCACTTCCACGGCAAACATGGCGCCCAGGGTGGCCACTCCCACCGCGCCCAGCCCGGCTGCTGCGTAGGCAGAACGGGCGGCTGTCCGATCGCCGGGTATTTCGATGAGCGCGTCCATTTGTGCTTCCTTGCCTTGGCCCAGGTATCCCTCAGGATAGTCCCGCCGGCACCCGCCATCCAGCGGACGAAGCGGCCAGGAGCGGCCGGTCAGCTGCGGGCCGGGCCGGCCGCGCTGAGTTCAAGCCCGCTGCGGTACTCAACCGGCTTCCCGGTGATGGGGTCAATGAACCGGATGCCGCGGGCCAGGAGCTGGAGCGGCCGGCTGTAGTCGTCCGGCGCCTTGTCCAGCAGGTCCGGATAGAAGGCGTCGTTGATGATGCCCAGGCCGAGGGAAGCCATGTGCACCCGCAGCTGATGGGTCTTTCCGGTGTGCGGTTCCAGCCGGTACCGCGCCAGTCGCCGGGGACTGCCTGATGCCGCGACTGTGGCGCCGGAGGCACCCGGGGAAGCTCCGGCGTCGAAGGTTTCCAGCCGCTCGATCCGCGTTTCGGCGTTCGGCTCACCCTCCACGACTTCGGCGAGCAGGTAGCTGCGGGACTTGGTCATCCGGTTGCGGACCACCACGGGAAATTCGACGGCGGCGTGGCCCGGCGCAGGTTCGGCGGCGGCCACGCACTCGTACTCCTTCTGCACCTGTCGCTTCTCGAAGAGCACCTGGTACTTGCCGCGGGTCTGCGGATTGGTGGAGAACAGCAGTACGCCGGCGGTCATGCGGTCCAGCCGGTGCATGGGGATCAGGTCCGGCAGCTCCAGCTGGTTGCGCAGACGCACCAGCGCCGACTCCTGGATATAGGTGCCGCCCGGGGTGGTGGGCAGGAAATGCGGCTTGTCCACCACCAGCAGGTGCTCGTCCTGGTGCAGGATGGTGGTGTCCACCGGGATCCGCGTCTCCGGCGGCAGGCTGCGGTAGTACCAGATGAAAGTGTGGTCCTGGAGGGGAGTAGCCCGGTCCAGCGGTACCCCGCCCTCGCCAACGATCTCGCCGGCGTCGAACCTGTCCTCGATGCCCTGTGGATCGATGTGCCCCCAGCGGTGCATCATGTAGTCCATGGCCGTGTCCCAGGGGCCCTCCTCCGGCAGGCGCAGGCGGGTGGCGTTAACGCCGTCGCGCACGGGAAGGGGGGATTGCATCACCGGTCCATTCTACCGGCGCGCGCTGCTGCCCTTCCGCCCCTTCCGGCGGCGAACCCGAGTCCGACGATAAAAAAGTTCTTGACAATAAAAATTGTCGGTAAGCATACTGGAAGCATGTTGGAGATAGCGGTCATTGAGGACCCGGCGGCGGCCGAGGTGTCACTGGATCCGATCCGTACCCGGGTCCTTCGGGAGCTGGTCCAGCCGGCATCGGCCACCCGGCTCGCGGTCAGGCTGGCGCTGCCGAGGCAGAAGGTCAACTACCACCTGAAGGCGCTGGAGAAGCACGGCCTGGTGGAGCTGCTGGAGGAGCGGCGCAAGGGCAACGTGACCGAGCGCATCTTCCAGGCCACGGCCTCGTCCTACCTGATCTCGCCCCAGGCGCTGG
The Arthrobacter sp. PGP41 genome window above contains:
- a CDS encoding DedA family protein, which encodes MDFGSAESWGTAIYFWIIPVVLGDAIFPPVPSEMVVITAGALSADGRANVFLVGTLSAVASWIGDMVVFQLFRRRLSHVLDRWKWGRRVHQGIHEAIAKAGRSSTYGTIIGARFIPGGRLATSAAAGIANVSVGGFSLCAGIGAVLWACWLVGLGYFTGSATKLPFWASSLIGVALGLVVGAAVGIIATRRRGSRSPVEEPGPLG
- a CDS encoding RluA family pseudouridine synthase, whose product is MQSPLPVRDGVNATRLRLPEEGPWDTAMDYMMHRWGHIDPQGIEDRFDAGEIVGEGGVPLDRATPLQDHTFIWYYRSLPPETRIPVDTTILHQDEHLLVVDKPHFLPTTPGGTYIQESALVRLRNQLELPDLIPMHRLDRMTAGVLLFSTNPQTRGKYQVLFEKRQVQKEYECVAAAEPAPGHAAVEFPVVVRNRMTKSRSYLLAEVVEGEPNAETRIERLETFDAGASPGASGATVAASGSPRRLARYRLEPHTGKTHQLRVHMASLGLGIINDAFYPDLLDKAPDDYSRPLQLLARGIRFIDPITGKPVEYRSGLELSAAGPARS